CGTTCGGGCTTCCGTTATCCAACCCGGCGGTAATCATTTCGGATTGCGGTGTCGAGCCACCGCAATCCATCGTAAGATGAATCGAGTTGCCGTTATCAATGTTGTCGGGCTGACCAAGGGGCTGATAGGAGAGCATACCCCGGCGATCTCGGCATTTGCAGGTCGTGGGGACATCTCGTCATTTCCTCCGGCGTTTCCGGCGGTGACCTGCACTGCCCAGTCGTCGTATGTAACGGGTCGATCCGTTGCATCCCATGGAATTGTGGGAAATGGTTGGTATGACCGCGAAGCTGCGGAAGTGAAGTTCTGGAAACAGAGCAACCACATCGTTCGGGGTGAGAAGTTGTGGGATGAATTGCGTCGTGAGTACCCTGGGTTTACCTGCGCCAAGATGTTCTGGTGGTATAACATGTATGCGTCCGTGGATTGGTCGGTGACCCCAAGGCCCATGTATCCGGCGGATGGTAGAAAGGTCTTTGATGTTCATACGCAACCGATGGGGATGCGGGAGGAGATCAAATCCGCGCTCGGGGAGTTTCCTTTTCCTTCGTTCTGGGGACCGGCGTCAGGCATTGCCTCATCACGCTGGATTGCGGAATCGGCAAAATGGGTGGAAAACAAGCACCAGCCGACGTTGAATCTGGTTTACTTGCCGCATCTCGACTATTGTTTACAGAAGGACGGTCCGAATAGCCCCGGGCTTGCCGGGGAGTTGCAAGCGATTGATGAGGTCGTGGGGGATTTGATTTCTTTTTTTCAGAGTCGAGACATTGAGGTGATGTTGCTTTCCGAGTATGGGATTTCCCCGGTGAACCGACCGGTTCACATCAACCGTGAGTTTCGCAAGCGGGGGTGGATTCAGGTTAAAGACGAGTTGGGGCGTGAGACTCTGGATGCCGGGGGGAGCAAGGCCTTTGCCGTGGCTGATCACCAGGTGGCTCACATTTATATCAATGATCCAAGCATTCGGGAGGAAGTGCTGGATTGCCTTAAGCAAATCGATGGAGTGGAGGAAGTCCGCATGCCGGAACAATGGTTTCCTGAAGGTTCTGGTCGTGAGCGGGCGGGGGATCTGATTGCGGTGGCTGACCACGACGCCTGGTTTACTTACTATTACTGGTTGGATGATGCCTTGGCTCCGGACTTCGCACGATGTGTGGATATTCACCGCAAGCCGGGCTATGACCCGGTCGAGCTTTTCCTCGATCCGGATATTCGATTGCCCAAGCTGAAAATTGCACGATTTCTGTTGCGGAAAAAACTCGGTTTCCGCACCTTGCTGGATGTTATTCCTTTGGATGCTGGA
This genomic stretch from Oceaniferula marina harbors:
- a CDS encoding alkaline phosphatase family protein, whose translation is MNRVAVINVVGLTKGLIGEHTPAISAFAGRGDISSFPPAFPAVTCTAQSSYVTGRSVASHGIVGNGWYDREAAEVKFWKQSNHIVRGEKLWDELRREYPGFTCAKMFWWYNMYASVDWSVTPRPMYPADGRKVFDVHTQPMGMREEIKSALGEFPFPSFWGPASGIASSRWIAESAKWVENKHQPTLNLVYLPHLDYCLQKDGPNSPGLAGELQAIDEVVGDLISFFQSRDIEVMLLSEYGISPVNRPVHINREFRKRGWIQVKDELGRETLDAGGSKAFAVADHQVAHIYINDPSIREEVLDCLKQIDGVEEVRMPEQWFPEGSGRERAGDLIAVADHDAWFTYYYWLDDALAPDFARCVDIHRKPGYDPVELFLDPDIRLPKLKIARFLLRKKLGFRTLLDVIPLDAGLVRGSHGRDRVPRDEQPVLISQGHANVERAEEVYQRIKQAVVGEAGV